The proteins below are encoded in one region of Triticum aestivum cultivar Chinese Spring chromosome 1B, IWGSC CS RefSeq v2.1, whole genome shotgun sequence:
- the LOC123104502 gene encoding chalcone synthase 2-like, which yields MAAVKLEEVRRAQRAEGLATVLAIGTAVPANCVYQATYPDYYFRVTKSEHLPDLKEKFERMCEKSTIRKRHMHLTEEILKKNPSICSHMEPSLDTRHDIVVVEVPKLGKEAAERAIKEWGQPLSKITHVIFCTTSGVDMPGADYQLTRLLGLSPAVKRLMMYQQGCFGGATVLRMAKDIAENNRGARVLVVCSEITAMAFRGPSKSHLDSLVGHALFGDGAAAAIIGADPDEPFEKPLFQLVSASQTILPDSDGAINGHLTEAGLTIHLLKDVPGLISENIEKALEDAFKPLGIHDWNSIFWIAHPGGPAILDMVEEKVGLDKERMRASREVLSEYGNMSSACVLFVLDVMRKTSSQDGHATTGEGKEWGVLFGFGPGLTVETLVLYSVPITATA from the coding sequence ATGGCGGCGGTGAAGTTGGAGGAAGTGAGAAGGGCACAGCGGGCTGAGGGTCTGGCGACCGTGCTGGCAATCGGCACGGCCGTCCCGGCCAACTGCGTGTACCAAGCCACCTACCCGGACTACTACTTCAGGGTCACCAAGAGCGAGCACCTCCCGGACCTCAAGGAGAAGTTCGAGAGGATGTGCGAGAAGTCCACGATCCGGAAGAGGCACATGCACCTCACCGAGGAGATCCTCAAAAAGAACCCCAGCATCTGCTCCCACATGGAGCCGTCGCTCGACACGCGCCATGACATTGTCGTCGTGGAGGTCCCCAAGCTCGGGAAAGAGGCGGCAGAGAGGGCCATCAAGGAGTGGGGCCAGCCGTTGTCGAAGATCACCCACGTTATCTTCTGCACCACCTCCGGCGTGGACATGCCAGGCGCCGACTACCAGTTGACGAGGCTACTCGGCCTCTCCCCGGCGGTCAAACGCCTCATGATGTACCAGCAAGGCTGCTTTGGCGGTGCCACGGTGCTCCGCATGGCCAAAGACATCGCCGAGAACAACCGCGGAGCACGTGTGTTGGTGGTCTGCTCGGAGATCACCGCCATGGCATTCCGTGGCCCCTCCAAGTCACATTTGGATTCGCTGGTCGGACATGCACTCTTTGGCGATGGCGCGGCCGCTGCCATCATCGGCGCCGACCCCGACGAGCCCTTCGAGAAGCCACTCTTCCAGCTGGTATCAGCGAGCCAGACCATCCTGCCCGACTCCGATGGTGCCATTAACGGCCACCTTACCGAGGCGGGGCTCACTATCCACCTTCTCAAGGACGTGCCCGGGCTCAtctccgagaacatcgagaaagCACTCGAGGACGCCTTCAAGCCTCTAGGCATCCATGACTGGAACTCCATCTTCTGGATTGCACATCCTGGAGGGCCAGCGATCCTGGACATGGTTGAGGAGAAAGTTGGCCTTGACAAGGAACGCATGCGCGCCAGCCGAGAGGTCCTGTCGGAGTACGGCAACATGTCCAGCGCATGTGTCCTCTTCGTGCTCGACGTGATGCGTAAGACCTCTTCCCAGGATGGCCACGCAACCACTGGAGAGGGTAAGGAGTGGGGTGTCCTCTTCGGCTTCGGCCCCGGCCTCACCGTCGAGACACTCGTCCTCTACAGCGTCCCGATCACAGCCACTGCATGA